Proteins from one Lepidochelys kempii isolate rLepKem1 chromosome 6, rLepKem1.hap2, whole genome shotgun sequence genomic window:
- the LOC140912418 gene encoding up-regulator of cell proliferation-like, producing the protein MDKEVVVLLGGTKKHIEEFGLGEVAAPQPHKGNGWHFDVLGIMVVLLAVPFRAMTFLRKFRVERRAFQNILSKLNLEQHKSKKLRLRDVLEIRLESLQNWTPQTLGDLPWHFLRKVMALNGTARNTSLVQMVSDDQGTNEDEEDMDIDDIFTVLNTDTNDSLHPLDVLCAILCCSDSFLQQQILSKMSMCQFALPLLLPALDTPTCTLMLWAMRDIVRKWRPHSLAESTGFREESLVLTKMPTISFVQMGSCSFSKSKLLNELLSSSQQHQDFFVHRDMESGTIPREIANGLVEISWYFPRGRENSDIFPEAIAVTNLRGDIESHGLQFRFLTEVSTAVFIVTDRVSEREYKLLSSLKASTTKYYFILKAQPGKHSETLEFLNKLAPILKLNRSQLLVKDRTSNKTAFLKSLQSTIGSIMNSSPKTVSIEDMVVTAQELKILIDEDCEECQNARKCSKEITKEVKDLPKYRSEMLKLQGDLWKNLAKVEKELCRMKRQSNTPTEKYKSQLREELLALRTQQNQFNLTHSLSKFLHGIGLELLPVERHYFLNWMKFDLDCISRENLSKLWAEYKSKCEPLGDNLKEDASTLGVEHFIRELGQFYEAECSMGKKGIKAEKQRQFLHVPGIAADLMLEGFPMELIDGDASNIPLQWVTDVLTELHAKLGGRSRMLVLSVLGVQSTGKSTLLNTMFGLQFAVSSGRCTKGAFMSLIKVAENFQQELGCDFILVIDAEGLKAPELAKQEDSYEHDNELATLVIGLSDITIVNLAMENATEMKDVLQIVVHAFLRMEEIGQKRNCQFVHQNVSDVSAYKQNMRDRKHLLEQLNEMTKAAAKMEKLSREMTFSDIMEYEPEKHNWYIPGLWHGVPPMAPVNIGYSESVCELKKYLYELMKCSDNRAPKDIPQFIEWVKSLWHAIKHENFIFSFRNSLIAEAYNRLSAKYAEWEWGFRKKMHLWVLEKETLIHNHTPDELHVGNLKDEMQEKLLCGEQRILNNLQQYFESRATNLHLIEKYAEDFTRSAKSLKEELERYSMYKCEETIHIKEGQHKIDNILTECMKQIEGKVGKILEDHGKRECELDNKEVEAEFEKMWKKSLRELNPFSLPKCDIYQDVEFQLRRDLGNRGSAVNKKLQEAGNLLNYKMNSFKMKEEYIDTRGLKTRRKGLTQELRYKAEELVKSLMDQCRSYGEKIVNSKLGYHETYCRELLYMINERLQQEDVSKLHTSGLFEVDLKLHILGEVAHAFQKMHEDFVNENDPQKHLQKQKPHYLSRFRDLYLHKEDACQRRAKDFCDRCLRPALLDYVNKRLGVEIVEDFLRRGQSTEYNNRSSFQFTMQKKLLKQMNFSNYVKYIKSYEVFVKTWVWRCLLDHYRQTDSLEDLERESLSKIIKKVMEALENSRIKKIDTVSAFLDNFCQLLQTDLIISKENLIGIRFINTENTDEFSAFIRSFLPNLEKEILVQFKSLEMETKLSQLSLKPQDEIYKRMFGCGKQCPFCKVPCEAGGTDHKEHFATVHRPKGLWHDGSNNTQRLEHSSCSEDVVSNEKFRNSDTQWKPHPYKDYRCYYPDWCIQPDPSLSASNYWKFVFKEFNEQFAKEYDVEPADLPRDWGEITKEHALESLEEVFNMKKPIY; encoded by the coding sequence TAGAAAGAAGAGCATTTCAGAACATCCTCTCCAAGTTAAACCTGGAGCAGCACAAAAGCAAGAAGCTCAGACTTAGGGATGTCCTGGAAATCAGGTTGGAAAGTCTACAGAACTGGACTCCTCAGACTTTAGGAGATTTACCatggcatttcctgaggaaggtcaTGGCTTTGAATGGGACGGCCAGAAACACAAGTCTAGTGCAGATGGTATCTGATGATCAAGGAACCAATGAGGATGAAGAAGATATGGATATTGATGATATTTTCACTGTTCTGAACACTGACACTAATGATTCTCTGCACCCCCTCGATGTTCTCTGTGCCATTCTGTGTTGCTCAGACAGTTTCCTACAACAGCAAATCCTGTcaaaaatgtccatgtgccagtttgccctccctctgctACTGCCTGCCCTCGACACCCCGACATGCACCCTAATgctgtgggccatgagggacattgtgaggaagtggaggccgcactccTTGGCAGAGAGCacagggttcagagaggagagcctggtgctcacaaaaatgccaaccatttcctttgtgcagatggggagctgcagcttctccaagtctAAACTTCTCAATGAGCTACTCAGctcctcccagcagcaccaggatTTCTTTGTCCAtcgggacatggagtctgggacCATCCCTCGGGAAATCGCCAATGGACTGGTAGAGATTTCCTGGTATTTTCCTAGAGGAAGGGAAAATTCAGATATCTTCCCAGAAGCCATTGCGGTTACAAATCTGCGTGGAGACATTGAGTCTCACGGTCTACAGTTTCGCTTTTTAACAGAGGTCTCAACAGCAGTGTTCATAGTTACTGACAGAGTCAGTGAAAGAGAATATAAACTGTTATCCTCTCTGAAAGCATCAACAACTAAATACTACTTCATCCTCAAGGCCCAACCTGGGAAACACAGCGAAACCCTGGAATTCCTGAATAAATTAGCCCCAATACTAAAACTGAATAGATCACAACTACTGGTGAAAGACAGGACCAGCAATAAGACAGCTTTTCTTAAATCACTGCAATCCACTATAGGGAGCATAATGAACTCTTCTCCCAAGACAGTGAGTATTGAAGACATGGTTGTGACAGCCCAAGAATTAAAAATCCTGATAGATGAGGACTGTGAGGAATGTCAGAATGCAAGAAAGTGTTCTAAAGAAATAACTAAGGAGGTAAAAGATTTGCCAAAGTACAGGAGTGAAATGCTGAAGCTCCAAGGAGATCTATGGAAAAACCTGGCTAAGGTGGAAAAAGAACTGTGCCGTATGAAACGGCAATCGAACACCCCCACAGAGAAATATAAATCTCAGCTGAGAGAGGAATTATTGGCGTTAAGAACACAGCAGAATCAATTCAACCTGACTCATAGTTTGAGTAAGTTTCTTCATGGGATAGGGTTAGAGTTACTTCCAGTGGAGAGACATTACTTCCTGAACTGGATGAAATTTGACCTGGATTGTATATCTAGGGAGAATCTTTCTAAACTATGGGCTGAATATAAATCAAAATGTGAACCATTAGGAGATAACCTCAAGGAAGATGCCAGTACCTTAGGTGTTGAACATTTCATTCGTGAGTTAGGGCAGTTTTATGAAGCAGAGTGctcaatggggaaaaaaggaatcaaggcagaaaagcaaaggcagttCCTCCATGTCCCAGGCATAGCAGCtgacctgatgctggaagggtttcccATGGAGCTCATCGATGGAGATGCATCCAACATCCCACTGCAGTGGGTGACAGATGTTCTAACTGAGCTCCATGCCAAGCTGGGGGGAAGGTCCAGAATGCTGGTTCTATCGgtgctgggagtgcagagcactgggaaatccaccctcctcaacaccatgttcggcctgcagtttgcagtgagcAGTGGCCGATGTACAAAAGGAGCCTTCATGTCACTCATTAAAGTGGCAGAGAACTTTCAGCAGGAATTGGGttgtgatttcatcctggtgatagatGCAGAAGGTTTGAAAGCCCCTGAACTGGCCAAACAAGAGGATAGTTATgaacatgacaatgagctggccaccctggtgattggactgagtgacataACGATTGTTAACTtggccatggagaatgccactgaaatgaaggatgttctgcaaattgtggtccatgccTTTCTCAGAATGGAAGAAATAGGACAAAAGCGTAATTGCCAATTTGTGCATcagaatgtcagtgatgtgtctgctTATAAACAAAACATGcgggacaggaaacacctcctggaacagctgaacgaaatgaccaaagctgcagcaaagatggaaaaactaagcagggaaatgacattttctgatattatggagtatgagccagaaaaacacaattggtacatcCCTGGCCTGTGGCATGGAGTCCCTCCCATGGCTCCAGTGAATATAGGATACAGTGAAAGTGTGTGCGAATTAAAGAAATATCTGTATGAATTAATGAAATGTTCAGACAACAGAGCTCCCAAAGACATTCCTCAATTTATCGAATGGGTGAAGAGTCTATGGCATGCTATAAAACACGAGAACTTCATCTTCAGCTTCAGAAACAGCCTCATAGCTGAGGCCTACAACCGGCTGTCTGCCAAGTATGCAGAGTGGGAGTGGGGTTTCCGCAAGAAAATGCATCTCTGGGTATTAGAAAAAGAAACTCTAATTCATAATCATACCCCTGATGAACTGCATGTTGGTAACTTAAAAGATGAGATGCAGGAGAAGTTACTGTGTGGTGAACAAAGGATCTTGAATAATTTACAACAGTATTTTGAAAGTCGAGCAACAAATCTTCACTTGATAGAAAAGTATGCAGAAGATTTCACCAGGAGTGCAAAAAGCCTCAAAGAAGAACTTGAACGTTATTCCATGTATAAGTGTGAGGAAACCATTCACATTAAAGAAGGCCAACACAAGATAGACAATATCCTGACTGAATGTATGAAACAAATTGAAGGGAAAGTTGGCAAGATTTTGGAAGATCATGGGAAGAGGGAATGTGAATTAGACAATAAAGAAGTGGAAGCAGAATttgaaaaaatgtggaaaaaatcaTTAAGAGAGTTAAACCCTTTCTCTTTACCAAAATGTGACATTTATCAGGATGTGGAGTTCCAGCTGAGAAGGGACCTGGGGAATCGTGGAAGTGCAGTGAATAAGAAGCTACAAGAAGCAGGAAACTTGTTGAATTATAAAATGAATTCTTTCAAGATGAAAGAGGAATATATAGACACACGTGGTTTGAAAACCAGAAGAAAAGGTTTGACACAGGAACTCCGCTATAAAGCAGAGGAACTTGTCAAATCCTTAATGGACCAATGCAGAAGTTATGGTGAAAAAATTGTAAATTCCAAACTCGGCTATCATGAAACCTATTGCAGAGAATTGTTGTACATGATCAATGAGAGGCTCCAACAGGAGGATGTTTCAAAACTTCATACTAGCGGTCTCTTTGAAGTTGATCTGAAGCTTCACATTTTGGGGGAAGTGGCTCATGCATTTCAGAAAATGCACGAAGATTTTGTCAATGAAAATGATCCTCAGAAACATCTGCAGAAACAGAAACCTCACTATCTCTCAAGATTTAGAGACCTTTACTTGCACAAGGAGGATGCCTGCCAAAGAAGGGCCAAGGATTTCTGTGATCGGTGTCTGAGACCTGCCCTGCTAGACTATGTCAACAAGAGACTAGGGGTAGAGATAGTGGAAGACTTTCTCAGGAGGGGACAGTCCACTGAATACAACAACCGGAGCTCCTTCCAGTTCACTATGCAGAAGAAGCTGCTGAAGCAGATGAATTTCAGTAACTATGTGAAATATATTAAAAGCTATGAAGTGTTTGTCAAAACATGGGTATGGAGATGCCTGCTAGATCactatagacagacagacagtttgGAAGATTTGGAAAGAGAAAGTCTgtccaaaataataaaaaaagtcatGGAGGCTCTAGAAAACTCCAGAATAAAAAAGATTGacacagtttctgcctttttagacaaCTTTTGTCAATTGCTGCAGACAGACCTGATCATATCTAAGGAAAATTTAATTGGGATACGGTTTATAAACACAGAAAATACGGATGAGTTCTCTGCTTTTATTCGGTCTTTTCTTCCTAATCTGGAAAAGGAAATCTTAGTTCAATTTAAAAGTTTGGAAATGGAGACTAAACTCTCGCAGCTGTCGTTGAAGCCCCAGGATGAAATCTATAAGCGAatgtttggctgtgggaagcagtgtccaTTCTGTAAAgtcccctgtgaagcaggaggtACTGACCATAAAGAGCACTTTGCAACTGTACATCGGCCTAAAGGATTATGGCATGATGGAAGTAACAACACACAAAGGCTTGAACATTCCTCATGTTCTGAAGATGTGGTTTCAAATGAGAAATTTAGAAATTCAGACACACAATGGAAACCTCATCCCTACAAAGATTATCGCTGCTATTACCCAGACTGGTGCATTCAGCCAGATCCCAGCCTCAGTGCTTCCAATTACTGGAAGTTTGTGTTTAAGGAGTTCAATGAACAGTTTGCTAAAGAGTATGATGTTGAACCAGCTGATCTCCCAAGAGACTGGGGGGAAATAACCAAAGAGCACGCACTGGAGAGCCTGGAGGAAGTCTTCAATATGAAAAAGCCAATATACTGA